Proteins co-encoded in one Coriobacterium glomerans PW2 genomic window:
- a CDS encoding AEC family transporter, whose product MSVFLTSVQSVLAIVLMISVGYFGKSKGWFNKQFSEALCKLIMQIALPASIFMAMQKYFHPEQLATLSAGVIFTAASIFIGYVLAFIAVHAFRVRPGRRGLMMTAINGANTVFIGMPLNIALFGEESLPYLLTYYIVNTIVIWTVGVWVTAADDPTLEHGSKAKFDWHHLIPTPLWGFIVALPFIYIPGLQAAFMKLTFATTALGDIGELVTPLSLMYIGIMLKDFGILKMEFDFNVIWTLLGRFVISPVVMALVILVGLNAGIRIDSVFQQTLIVQAATPALAVLPIIATMYHCDVKFATNIVVSTSVLFVIVVPVIMVLQNL is encoded by the coding sequence ATGTCCGTGTTCCTGACTTCGGTTCAAAGCGTACTGGCAATCGTCCTGATGATCTCGGTTGGGTATTTCGGCAAGAGCAAGGGGTGGTTCAACAAACAGTTCTCCGAGGCGCTGTGCAAGCTTATCATGCAGATAGCGCTGCCCGCATCGATCTTCATGGCCATGCAGAAGTACTTCCATCCCGAGCAGCTCGCGACGCTGTCGGCCGGCGTCATCTTCACGGCCGCCTCCATCTTCATCGGCTACGTCTTGGCTTTCATCGCCGTGCACGCGTTCAGGGTTCGACCGGGTCGACGCGGTCTCATGATGACCGCTATCAACGGGGCGAATACCGTCTTCATCGGCATGCCGCTCAACATCGCGCTGTTCGGTGAAGAATCGCTTCCGTATCTGCTCACCTACTACATCGTCAACACCATCGTCATCTGGACGGTCGGCGTGTGGGTCACGGCCGCCGATGATCCGACCCTCGAGCACGGCAGCAAGGCCAAGTTCGACTGGCACCACCTGATCCCGACGCCGCTGTGGGGTTTCATCGTCGCCCTTCCGTTCATCTACATCCCGGGCCTGCAGGCTGCCTTCATGAAGCTGACGTTCGCCACGACGGCACTCGGCGATATCGGCGAGCTCGTCACTCCGCTGTCGCTCATGTACATAGGAATCATGCTCAAGGATTTCGGTATCCTCAAGATGGAGTTCGATTTCAATGTCATCTGGACGCTTCTCGGGCGCTTCGTGATCTCCCCGGTCGTCATGGCGCTGGTCATCTTGGTTGGGCTCAATGCGGGCATAAGGATAGACAGCGTCTTTCAGCAGACTCTGATCGTGCAGGCGGCCACGCCGGCGCTCGCGGTTCTGCCGATCATAGCGACCATGTATCATTGCGACGTCAAGTTCGCGACGAATATCGTGGTTTCGACCTCGGTGCTGTTCGTCATCGTCGTGCCTGTCATCATGGTTCTTCAGAACCTGTAG